The Cyprinus carpio isolate SPL01 chromosome A19, ASM1834038v1, whole genome shotgun sequence genome has a segment encoding these proteins:
- the LOC109085942 gene encoding ras-related protein Rab-39B-like, translating into MTAAPPPLLSSSPLLSSPLLSSPPLLLSHSGAPALSLSLWLELSTRHAMDTLWQYQFRIILLGDSTVGKSSLLKRFTDGVYSDVADPTVGVDFYARSLDIEPGVKIKLQLWDTAGQERFRSITTSYYRNSVGGLLVFDLTNRKTFDHVREWHREVREHILPHHMVYILIGHKSDLKRDRKVTRDEAEQLAAELGIRYVETSAKCNSNVERAFELLTRDIYELMKMGEISTRDGWDGVKSGLTAKVLYPAEEADREKSCNC; encoded by the exons ATGACTGCAGCACCTccacctctcctctcctcctctcctctcctctcctctcctctcctctcctctcctcctctcctcctctcacaCTCCGGCGCTCCTGCTTTGTCTCTGAGCCTGTGGCTGGAGCTCTCCACTCGCCATGCCATGGATACTTTATGGCAATACCAGTTCAGGATCATTTTACTGGGGGACTCGACGGTGGGCAAATCATCTTTGCTCAAGAGGTTCACGGATGGCGTCTACAGCGATGTCGCGGACCCGACGGTCGGGGTGGATTTCTACGCCCGCTCACTGGACATCGAGCCCGGGGTTAAAATCAAGCTACAGCTATGGGACACAGCGGGACAAGAGAGATTCAG GTCCATCACCACTTCCTACTATCGCAACTCGGTGGGCGGCCTCTTAGTCTTTGACCTGACGAACAGGAAGACCTTCGATCACGTGCGGGAATGGCACCGAGAGGTCAGAGAGCACATCCTGCCTCATCACATGGTCTACATCCTAATCGGCCACAAGAGCGACCTGAAGCGCGACCGCAAGGTGACACGGGATGAGGCGGAGCAGCTGGCGGCCGAACTCGGCATCCGCTACGTGGAGACTTCGGCCAAGTGCAACAGCAACGTGGAGCGTGCTTTTGAGCTGCTCACACGGGACATCTATGAGCTGATGAAGATGGGTGAGATCTCCACGCGTGACGGCTGGGACGGGGTCAAGAGCGGCCTCACCGCTAAGGTTCTGTACCCCGCCGAGGAGGCGGACCGAGAAAAGAGCTGCAACTGCTGA